A region of Vitis riparia cultivar Riparia Gloire de Montpellier isolate 1030 chromosome 1, EGFV_Vit.rip_1.0, whole genome shotgun sequence DNA encodes the following proteins:
- the LOC117925269 gene encoding transcription factor bHLH168-like, producing the protein MALLEAEDSLEKQGIKKLAKKGSMTRRASNSPKLHRNEIEKNRRMSMKDLYARLAFQIPTAPSKSSLHLLLEHATTHVKRLQQRLKMLKQKKQLLEGRTHHITGSSRSPVIIVREMGSILEVFLTSGLNKNFFLYEVISVLEEEAAQVVTANQSTVGDRIIYSICSQAVSSRIGIETSRVRERLQELIS; encoded by the exons ATGGCTCTGCTGGAAGCTGAAGATTCATTAGAGAAACAAGGAATAAAGAAACTAGCCAAGAAAGGTAGTATGACCCGTCGGGCCAGTAACTCACCTAAACTGCATCGaaatgagatagaaaaaaaCCGAAGAATGAGTATGAAAGATCTGTATGCTAGGCTTGCTTTTCAGATTCCTACTGCACCATCCAAG TCCTCTTTACATCTGTTGTTGGAACATGCCACCACTCATGTAAAGAGATTGCAGCAAAGGTTAAAGATGCTGAAGCAAAAGAAGCAACTACTTGAGGGCAGAACTCATCATATAACTGGCAGCTCAAGGTCACCAGTGATAATAGTAAGAGAAATGGGTTCGATTTTAGAGGTATTTTTGACGAGCGGATTAAATAAGAATTTCTTCCTGTATGAAGTTATCAGCGTTCTGGAGGAAGAAGCAGCTCAAGTTGTAACTGCTAACCAATCCACTGTGGGGGACAGGATCATCTATAGCATATGTTCTCAG GCTGTTAGTTCTAGAATTGGTATAGAGACTTCGAGGGTGCGTGAACGATTGCAGGAACTGATATCTTGA